Proteins encoded within one genomic window of Mesorhizobium sp. AR10:
- a CDS encoding tyrosine-type recombinase/integrase: MAEPLGSDKEIAKLPSPGKGQRLFWDGDVPGFGVRVTSAGARSFIFNYRVRGTGKERRYTIGSAGDWKVSAARLEAKRLRKVVDLGGDPLGDIEASRRQADEGKKRNKTVSDLCDDFEANHLPALRPASRKFYRLAMKNHIRPALGKKRIEDVERSDVEKLFKKLSDRGWRHQANQCVTLISTLFAYAKHPDRRWYVGENPAAGVKKFSLAGRERYLSPAETKRLARAVDDLDDRQAAAIIRVLLLTGARVGETCRMRWEQIDFRRAVWTKPASTTKQKKDHRLPITAPVLEVLSTVQKEQDPASEWVFPGRSKEGFRNDIRAAWSAALKAAEIKSLRVHDLRHSFASTLVGGGFSLPMIGAALGHSNVSTTMRYAHLADDPLRAAMTRAADLIVASSTNDGAEILPMPERRA; encoded by the coding sequence ATGGCAGAACCCCTCGGTTCCGACAAAGAGATAGCGAAATTACCGAGTCCCGGGAAGGGCCAGCGCCTTTTCTGGGACGGCGATGTGCCTGGATTCGGTGTTCGCGTTACCTCCGCCGGCGCTCGCAGTTTCATATTCAACTATCGCGTTCGCGGCACAGGTAAAGAGCGACGCTACACAATTGGGTCGGCTGGCGACTGGAAAGTCAGCGCCGCTCGGTTGGAGGCCAAGCGGCTTCGAAAGGTTGTCGACCTGGGCGGTGATCCATTGGGCGACATCGAGGCGTCACGTCGGCAGGCAGACGAGGGGAAGAAGCGCAACAAGACGGTCAGCGACCTGTGCGACGACTTTGAGGCGAACCACCTGCCCGCGCTGCGCCCAGCGAGCCGAAAGTTTTACCGCCTCGCCATGAAGAACCACATTCGACCGGCGCTCGGCAAGAAGCGGATCGAGGACGTCGAACGGAGCGATGTCGAGAAGCTTTTCAAGAAGCTGTCGGACCGCGGCTGGCGCCACCAGGCCAATCAGTGCGTCACCCTTATCTCGACGCTGTTCGCCTACGCGAAGCATCCCGATCGCCGCTGGTACGTCGGCGAGAACCCCGCCGCGGGCGTCAAGAAATTCAGCCTCGCAGGCAGGGAGCGCTACCTGAGCCCGGCCGAGACGAAACGGTTGGCCCGGGCAGTCGATGATCTCGACGACAGGCAGGCCGCCGCCATCATTCGGGTGCTGCTGCTGACCGGTGCACGCGTCGGCGAGACATGCCGGATGCGTTGGGAGCAAATCGACTTCCGCCGAGCGGTCTGGACCAAGCCGGCCAGCACCACGAAGCAGAAGAAGGATCACCGCCTCCCCATCACCGCCCCGGTTCTGGAGGTTCTGTCGACGGTCCAAAAGGAGCAGGATCCGGCCTCCGAGTGGGTGTTTCCCGGCCGGAGCAAGGAAGGCTTTCGCAATGACATCCGCGCGGCCTGGAGCGCTGCGCTGAAAGCGGCGGAGATCAAGAGCCTACGGGTGCACGACCTGCGGCACAGCTTCGCCAGCACGCTGGTCGGCGGCGGCTTTTCGCTGCCCATGATCGGGGCCGCGCTGGGCCACAGCAACGTCTCGACGACCATGAGGTATGCGCATCTCGCCGACGATCCGCTACGCGCTGCGATGACGCGAGCTGCCGATCTGATCGTGGCCTCAAGCACGAACGACGGGGCCGAGATCCTGCCGATGCCAGAGCGGCGGGCCTGA
- a CDS encoding MFS transporter — translation MTLGLSLAPQHRVYAGFGIYSFAMGNIFPRLPDIKHAMDIQDGTLGLSLIGTPIGTLTALTLAAPIVERVGFRRALLGLVPLLAAAYAIAVHAPGPVALFLMLFPVGLMIGSIEIVLNVEADRTEFLLKRRIMNRAHSFWSMGFFGAGLFGAALAHLGVSPQLHLAMVVPMVAVSMALFLGGYQPAPSRFAGNGDKAPKLARPTLPILVLVAVTLSAMLMEGASIDWSAIYMRTVFDSGPFIAGFTVALFAFPQATTRFFADSFVERHSPSGVARVLLASMAAGVLLVFLSPAPFLSMLGFALLGIGSSALFPLAISAAAQRTDRPAAINVAALSQISFVAFLLGPPLLGFVSDHWGIRSAFAIGIPFIVLSLLTAGSLGRRPASDSPAKSSSEAFDPARQEIAAPTGEA, via the coding sequence ATGACCCTTGGCCTCAGCCTCGCCCCTCAACACCGGGTCTATGCCGGGTTTGGAATCTATTCGTTTGCAATGGGCAACATCTTCCCGCGGCTGCCCGACATCAAGCATGCCATGGACATCCAGGACGGCACGCTCGGGCTCAGCCTGATCGGCACGCCGATCGGCACCTTGACCGCGCTTACGCTGGCCGCGCCGATCGTGGAGCGCGTCGGCTTCCGCCGTGCGCTGCTCGGGCTGGTGCCGCTGCTGGCCGCAGCCTATGCCATAGCGGTGCACGCACCGGGGCCTGTCGCCCTGTTCCTGATGCTGTTTCCGGTTGGGCTGATGATCGGCAGCATCGAGATCGTGCTCAATGTCGAGGCAGACAGGACGGAATTCCTGCTCAAGCGCCGCATCATGAACCGGGCGCATTCGTTCTGGAGCATGGGGTTTTTCGGCGCCGGCCTGTTCGGCGCGGCTCTGGCACATCTTGGCGTGTCGCCGCAACTGCACCTAGCCATGGTCGTGCCGATGGTGGCGGTATCGATGGCACTGTTTCTCGGGGGCTACCAGCCGGCGCCGAGCCGCTTCGCCGGCAATGGCGACAAGGCGCCGAAGCTGGCGCGGCCGACACTGCCGATCCTCGTCCTCGTCGCTGTAACGCTGTCGGCAATGCTGATGGAGGGCGCCAGCATCGACTGGTCGGCGATCTACATGCGCACCGTGTTCGACTCGGGGCCTTTCATTGCCGGGTTCACGGTGGCGCTGTTTGCGTTCCCGCAAGCAACCACGCGTTTCTTCGCCGACAGCTTCGTCGAACGGCACTCGCCAAGCGGCGTAGCACGTGTGCTGTTGGCGAGCATGGCAGCGGGCGTGCTGCTCGTCTTCCTGTCGCCTGCCCCATTCCTGTCCATGCTGGGCTTTGCCCTTTTGGGCATCGGCAGCAGCGCGCTCTTTCCGCTGGCGATCTCCGCGGCCGCCCAGCGGACGGATCGTCCGGCGGCAATCAATGTCGCAGCGCTGTCGCAGATCTCCTTCGTCGCCTTCCTGCTCGGCCCGCCGCTGCTCGGCTTCGTCTCGGACCATTGGGGCATCCGTTCGGCCTTTGCCATCGGCATCCCGTTCATCGTGCTCAGCCTGCTGACCGCAGGATCGCTTGGCCGACGGCCAGCCTCGGATAGTCCTGCAAAGTCGTCGAGCGAGGCATTCGACCCGGCCCGGCAGGAAATAGCAGCACCGACCGGCGAGGCATGA
- the rnd gene encoding ribonuclease D, producing MHVITTQNELETVLAAFEKSDFVTVDTEFIRETTFWPILCLIQMAAPGVTALIDPLSPDIDLKPFFRLMANEAVVKVFHAARQDIEIIVHLGDLVPHPVFDTQVAAMVCGFGDSVSYDQLVQRITGARLDKSSRFTDWRHRPLSDKQLDYALADVTHLIEVYQHLSAELVRENRAHWLNEEMEVLTSRETYDPHPEDAWKRLKMRLRKPQELAIVQAVAAWREREARERDVPRGRVLKDDAIYEIAQQAPRDAAALAKLRTTPKGWERSSTATALLGVVAAALALPREEMPKLPKNFQPPEGSSAAAELLKVLLRIVAEKEGVASKVLASSDDIDRISAEGEAADVPALQGWRRAVFGEAALKLVRGEIGIKFDKRKIAVFDL from the coding sequence ATGCACGTCATCACCACCCAGAATGAACTCGAGACCGTTCTCGCCGCGTTCGAAAAGTCGGATTTCGTCACCGTCGACACCGAATTCATTCGCGAAACGACCTTTTGGCCGATCCTGTGCCTGATCCAGATGGCGGCGCCGGGCGTCACGGCGCTGATTGATCCGCTATCGCCCGACATCGACCTGAAGCCATTCTTCAGGCTGATGGCCAACGAGGCCGTCGTCAAAGTCTTCCATGCGGCGCGCCAGGACATCGAAATCATCGTTCATCTCGGCGACCTCGTGCCGCATCCGGTGTTCGACACCCAGGTGGCAGCGATGGTCTGCGGCTTTGGCGACAGCGTTTCCTACGACCAGCTGGTGCAGCGGATCACCGGCGCGCGGCTCGACAAATCCTCGCGTTTCACCGACTGGCGCCACCGGCCGCTGTCCGACAAGCAGCTCGACTACGCGCTTGCCGACGTCACCCATCTGATCGAGGTCTACCAGCACCTCAGCGCCGAACTGGTGCGCGAAAACCGCGCCCATTGGCTGAACGAGGAAATGGAGGTGCTGACTTCGCGCGAGACCTACGATCCGCATCCCGAAGATGCCTGGAAGCGGCTGAAGATGCGGCTGCGCAAGCCGCAAGAGTTGGCGATCGTGCAGGCGGTGGCGGCATGGCGCGAACGCGAAGCGCGCGAACGCGACGTGCCGCGCGGCCGGGTGCTGAAGGACGACGCGATCTACGAGATCGCCCAGCAGGCGCCGCGCGACGCAGCCGCCCTCGCCAAGCTGCGCACCACGCCGAAAGGCTGGGAACGCTCATCGACGGCAACGGCACTGCTTGGCGTGGTCGCAGCCGCCCTTGCCTTGCCCAGGGAAGAGATGCCGAAGCTGCCGAAGAATTTTCAGCCGCCGGAAGGCTCGAGTGCTGCCGCCGAACTGCTGAAGGTGCTGCTGCGGATCGTCGCCGAAAAGGAAGGAGTCGCCTCGAAGGTGCTCGCCTCCAGCGACGACATCGACCGCATCTCTGCCGAGGGCGAAGCTGCCGACGTGCCGGCCCTTCAGGGCTGGCGGCGCGCCGTGTTCGGCGAAGCCGCGCTGAAACTGGTGCGCGGCGAGATCGGCATCAAGTTCGACAAGCGCAAGATCGCGGTGTTCGATCTATAA
- a CDS encoding MAPEG family protein, with protein sequence MNQTAIFWPVLAQVLLVFIVYGVMAQRRYGAIRSGEARVGQYKVRTTEPASSVTVANNLINQFELPVLFYVLCLALHMTNGVNYLTLVLMWIFVISRYAHAWVHLTSNKLLFRSRAFYVGAVILFLAWIWFALHLLTVV encoded by the coding sequence ATGAACCAGACCGCGATCTTCTGGCCTGTTCTGGCGCAGGTTCTGCTGGTTTTCATCGTCTATGGCGTGATGGCCCAGCGCCGCTATGGCGCGATCAGATCAGGCGAGGCCAGGGTAGGTCAATACAAGGTTCGCACGACCGAGCCGGCGTCCAGCGTCACCGTCGCCAACAACCTCATCAACCAGTTCGAACTGCCGGTGCTTTTCTACGTGCTGTGCCTTGCGCTGCATATGACCAACGGCGTCAATTACCTGACGCTGGTGTTGATGTGGATTTTTGTGATTTCCCGCTACGCGCACGCCTGGGTCCACCTCACCAGCAACAAGCTGCTGTTTCGCAGCCGCGCCTTCTACGTGGGCGCGGTGATTCTTTTTCTGGCATGGATCTGGTTCGCGCTGCATCTCCTCACTGTGGTCTGA
- a CDS encoding VOC family protein has translation MLHHVEIYVSDLDVTFEFWSKILARLGYRETAFWGEGFTLSNDRDAYLTFVKVSKKHESHRYHRSGVGLNHLAFKVPGRTLVDELRQFCVENGVPLLYDDRYPFANGDQNYYALYIEDPDRIKVEFVAAD, from the coding sequence ATGCTGCACCATGTCGAAATCTACGTCTCGGACTTGGACGTTACGTTCGAGTTCTGGTCAAAGATCCTCGCAAGGCTCGGATACAGAGAGACAGCATTCTGGGGGGAAGGCTTCACGCTGAGCAATGACAGGGATGCTTATCTGACATTTGTAAAAGTCAGCAAGAAGCATGAATCCCATAGATATCATCGATCCGGCGTCGGATTGAATCACCTCGCCTTCAAGGTCCCGGGCAGAACCCTGGTCGACGAGTTGAGACAGTTCTGTGTCGAGAACGGGGTTCCCCTGTTGTACGACGACAGGTACCCCTTCGCCAATGGCGATCAGAATTACTACGCGCTCTATATCGAAGACCCCGACCGGATAAAGGTTGAGTTCGTCGCAGCTGATTAG
- a CDS encoding MFS transporter, with product MSSIRPLIPLLIAAGILLGGNGLQSTLIALRGAQEGFSASTIGLMGTFYFAGFLLGCLAVTRIMKAVGHVRAFAALAAIASAGTLLLVLVIDPVMWCAVRFAGGFCFAGLFTIMEAWLNSGVANKDRARVLAIYRMVDIGSVTGAQFLIPIFGAGGFAIFAIMSIMITLSLVPVSLGDRSNPAPPEEVKLDLARVWRISPLGCFGCIAVGVTNSAFRTLSPVYAEQIGMSVADVVTFVSVGIFGGAIIQYPLGYLSDRWDRRSVLLITTCCAMFAALALVFVAGTNPSLNFIIIFIFGCFAMPLYSLSAAHSNDRADKGEFVLINAALMLFYSFGAIGGPFAASTAMQYFGPSALFVFSATVYAIFVVVILYRMQVRSGVPAGKRSRFIALLRTSTVFARLARRSGDSDSSAEP from the coding sequence ATGTCCTCCATCCGCCCGCTGATCCCGCTCCTCATCGCCGCCGGCATCCTGCTTGGCGGCAATGGCCTGCAGAGCACCCTGATCGCGCTGCGCGGCGCGCAGGAGGGGTTTTCGGCCTCGACCATCGGCCTGATGGGTACGTTCTATTTCGCCGGCTTCCTGCTCGGCTGCCTGGCCGTCACCCGCATCATGAAGGCCGTCGGCCATGTGCGCGCCTTCGCGGCACTCGCCGCGATCGCTTCCGCCGGAACGTTGCTGCTCGTGCTGGTCATCGATCCGGTGATGTGGTGCGCGGTGCGCTTTGCCGGCGGCTTCTGCTTTGCCGGGCTGTTCACCATCATGGAAGCCTGGCTCAACTCCGGGGTCGCCAATAAGGACCGCGCACGAGTGCTGGCCATCTACAGGATGGTCGACATCGGTTCGGTGACGGGCGCGCAGTTTCTGATCCCGATCTTCGGCGCCGGCGGTTTCGCCATCTTCGCCATCATGTCGATCATGATCACCCTGTCGCTGGTGCCGGTTTCGCTCGGCGACCGTTCCAACCCGGCGCCGCCGGAAGAGGTCAAGCTAGACCTGGCGCGCGTCTGGCGGATTTCGCCGCTCGGCTGCTTCGGCTGCATTGCCGTCGGCGTCACCAACAGCGCCTTCCGCACGCTGTCGCCTGTCTATGCCGAACAGATCGGCATGTCGGTCGCCGATGTCGTCACTTTCGTCAGCGTCGGCATCTTCGGCGGCGCCATCATCCAATACCCGCTCGGCTACCTCTCCGACCGCTGGGACCGGCGCTCCGTGCTTTTGATCACCACCTGCTGCGCGATGTTTGCCGCACTGGCGCTGGTGTTCGTGGCGGGCACCAACCCGTCCCTCAACTTCATCATCATCTTCATTTTCGGCTGCTTCGCCATGCCGCTCTATTCGCTGTCGGCGGCGCATTCCAACGACCGCGCCGACAAGGGCGAGTTCGTGCTGATCAACGCAGCCTTGATGCTGTTTTATTCCTTCGGCGCCATTGGCGGCCCGTTCGCCGCCTCGACGGCGATGCAATATTTCGGGCCAAGCGCGCTGTTCGTGTTCAGCGCCACCGTCTACGCGATCTTTGTCGTCGTCATCCTCTACCGGATGCAGGTGCGCTCCGGCGTGCCGGCAGGCAAACGCAGCCGTTTCATCGCACTTTTGCGCACATCGACGGTTTTCGCACGACTGGCGAGGCGCAGCGGCGATTCCGACAGCTCCGCGGAACCCTGA